The Schistocerca gregaria isolate iqSchGreg1 chromosome 1, iqSchGreg1.2, whole genome shotgun sequence genome includes a window with the following:
- the LOC126295784 gene encoding uncharacterized protein LOC126295784, which produces MQLEMDARPPAPSVASLADWHDEPVGEQLESYAEPPPDSVESTAQWPDEPYNEKLERDSEPPPDSVESTAQWPDEPYNEKLERDSEPPPDSVESTAQWPDEPYNEKLERDSEPPPDSVESTAQWPDEPYNEKLERDSEPPPDSVESTAQWPDEPYNEKLERDSEPPPVSVESTAQWPDEPYNEKLERDSEPPPDSVESTAQWPDEPYNEKLERDSEPPPDSVESTAQWPDEPYNEKLERDSEPPPDSVESTAQWPDEPYNKKLERDSEPPPDSVESTAQWPDEPYNEKLERDSEPPPDSVESTAQWPDEPYNEKLERDSEPPPDSVESTAQWPDEPYNKKLERDSEPPPDSVESTAQWPDEPYNEKLERDSEPPPDSVESTAQWPDEPYNEKLERDSEPPPVSVESTAQWPDEPYNEKLERDSEPPPDSVESTAQWPDEPYNEKLERDSEPPPDSVESTAQWPDEPYNEKLERDSEPPPDSVESTAQWPDEPYNKKLERDSEPPPDSVESTAQWPDEPYNEKLERDSEPPPDSVESTAQWPDEPYNEKLERDSEPPPDSVESTAQWPDEPYNEKLERDSEPPPDSVESTAQWPDEPYNEKLERVSEQPPDSVESTAQWPDEPYNENLERDSEPRPDSVESTAQWPDEPYNEKLERVSEPPPDSVESTGQWPDEPYNEKLERDSEPPPDSVESTAQWPDEPYNEKLERESEPPPDSAESTAQWPDEPSNEKLDIHDEPSNKECLATTSIFAEYCCLRASLSVGLMKVMPLKTGPFPIKTAFIVTGPPKKRAFTERKVCPIKAAFIVTGPPKIRAFTPKKV; this is translated from the coding sequence ATGCAGTTAGAGATGGATGCTAGACCACCAGCACCCTCAGTGGCATCTCTTGCAGACTGGCATGACGAGCCAGTGGGTGAGCAATTAGAGAGTTATGCTGAGCCACCAcctgactcagtagaaagtactgcacaatggcctgatgagccctataacgagaagttggaaagagattctgagccgccaccagactcagtagaaagtactgcacaatggcctgatgagccctataacgagaagttggaaagagattctgagccgccaccagactcagtagaaagtactgcacaatggcctgatgagccctataacgagaagttggaaagagattctgagccgccaccagactcagtagaaagtactgcacaatggcctgatgagccctataacgagaagttggaaagagattctgagccgccaccagactcagtagaaagtactgcacaatggcctgatgagccctataacgagaagttggaaagagattctgagccgccaccagtctcagtagaaagtactgcacaatggcctgatgagccctataacgagaagttggaaagagattctgagccgccaccagactcagtagaaagtactgcacaatggcctgatgagccctataacgagaagttggaaagagattctgagccgccaccagactcagtagaaagtactgcacaatggcctgatgagccctataacgagaagttggaaagagattctgagccgccaccagactcagtagaaagtactgcacaatggcctgatgagccctataacaagaagttggaaagagattctgagccgccaccagactcagtagaaagtactgcacaatggcctgatgagccctataacgagaagttggaaagagattctgagccgccaccagactcagtagaaagtactgcacaatggcctgatgagccctataacgagaagttggaaagagattctgagccgccaccagactcagtagaaagtactgcacaatggcctgatgagccctataacaagaagttggaaagagattctgagccgccaccagactcagtagaaagtactgcacaatggcctgatgagccctataacgagaagttggaaagagattctgagccgccaccagactcagtagaaagtactgcacaatggcctgatgagccctataacgagaagttggaaagagattctgagccgccaccagtctcagtagaaagtactgcacaatggcctgatgagccctataacgagaagttggaaagagattctgagccgccaccagactcagtagaaagtactgcacaatggcctgatgagccctataacgagaagttggaaagagattctgagccgccaccagactcagtagaaagtactgcacaatggcctgatgagccctataacgagaagttggaaagagattctgagccgccaccagactcagtagaaagtactgcacaatggcctgatgagccctataacaagaagttggaaagagattctgagccgccaccagactcagtagaaagtactgcacaatggcctgatgagccctataacgagaagttggaaagagattctgagccgccaccagactcagtagaaagtactgcacaatggcctgatgagccctataacgagaagttggaaagagattctgagccgccaccagactcagtagaaagtactgcacaatggcctgatgagccctataacgagaagttggaaagagattctgagccgccaccagactcagtagaaagtactgcacaatggcctgatgagccctataacgagaagttggaaagagtttctgagcagccaccagactcagtagaaagtactgcacaatggcctgatgagccctataacgagaatttggaaagagattctgagccgcgaccagactcagtagaaagcactgcacaatggcctgatgagccctataacgagaagttggaaagagtttctgagccgccaccagactcagtagaaagtactggacaatggcctgatgagccctataatgagaagttggaaagagattctgagccgccaccagactcagtagaaagtactgcacaatggcctgatgagccctataacgagaagttggaaagagaatctgagccaccaccagactcagcagaaagtactgcacaatggcctgatgagccctctaATGAGAAGTTGGATATACATGATGAGCCCTCCAATAAGGAATGTTTGGCAACCACCTCTATCTTTGCAGAATATTGTTGTTTGAGAGCATCTCTTAGTGTTGGCCTTATGAAAGTAATGCCCTTAAAAACAGGACCATTTCCGATCAAAAcagcctttatcgttacaggcccaccGAAGAAAAGGGCCTTTACTGAACGGAAGGTGTGTCCTATTAAGGCAGCCTTCATAGTCACAGGGCCTCCAAAGATAAGAGCATTTACTCCAAAGAAGGTCTGA